In one window of Helianthus annuus cultivar XRQ/B chromosome 17, HanXRQr2.0-SUNRISE, whole genome shotgun sequence DNA:
- the LOC110925246 gene encoding protein SETSIP-like: MEDVLKNIDYELDSDKAVDVTQKEKVDDNIEGDDKVGARKRIVSPKIKKVTPKITKPKIVLKKKPSKVPSRPPTPPPEPTLHQSSIQSPSHQTSPRQPSPPKQPTPPRQPSPLHLSPPREQPFLTSQEIFKTPPPTQIQIQLTPGSSGHKTFPTIQENLEDIGDFGFANDEQVNKLERKMDDVLNENKILAAESKKVADRERILEMRVKKLESENKSLLKKIDAGQTEIDILKVRVTELEEEKTRRDEQNKYFELKNKELEAAKALKEHEFYMMNKVIESMLGKSIEQKFEEIQVEEVRAKRQAGIKALMKDKGKNAEGSVAVAERSIVSSLVIENPIPISSIASIFEEDVSLEDLAGNDNDEEDDEEDDEEGGDDEEGDDDEKVFSASSHGSDDDNNDDDDQGGTGVTVFEASKEQNVDDYMNHEANEETEGAEGEGEHGDDQNVDQVEKLILRIEPHVEEGEIRHTYTLDEVLKMFNVNENEFNLDFEERAE; the protein is encoded by the exons ATGGAGGATGTGTTGAAGAACATCGATTACGAATTAGATTCAGATAAAGCGGTTGATGTTACTCAGAAAGAAAAAGTTGATGATAATATAGAAGGTGATGAC AAAGTGGGTGCGAGGAAGAGGATTGTTTCACCAAAGATAAAGAAAGTTACACCAAAGATCACTAAGCCAAAGATTGTTCTGAAGAAGAAACCATCTAAAGTACCAAGTagaccaccaacaccaccacctgaACCTACACTACATCAATCATCAATACAATCACCATCACATCAAACATCTCCAAGACAaccttcaccaccaaaacaaccaacaccacctAGACAACCATCACCGTTACATCTCTCACCACCTCGTGAACAACCTTTTCTTACATCTCAAGAAATTTtcaaaacaccaccacccacTCAAATTCAAATTCAATTAACTCCTGGTTCTTCTGGCCACAAGACGTTTCCAACTATTCAAGAAAATCTTGAAGATATTGGAGATTTTGGATTTGCAAACGATGAACAGGTGAACAAGTTAGAGAGGAAAATGGATGATGTTTTAAATGAAAACAAAATATTAGCagctgaaagcaagaaagtggcTGATCGTGAAAGGATTCTCGAAATGCGTGTAAAGAAGTTAGAATCTGAAAACAAGTCTTTATTGAAGAAGATAGATGCTGGTCAGACCGAGATTGATATCTTGAAGGTGAGGGTGACAGAGTTAGAGGAGGAAAAGACGCGTAGAGATGAGCAGAACAAATATTTTGAATTAAAGAACAAAGAACTTGAAGCTGCAAAGGCATTGAAAGAGCATGAATTTTACATGATGAACAAAGTGATAGAGAGTATGCTCGGAAAGTCTATTGAGCAGAAGTTTGAAGAAATTCAAGTAGAGGAAGTCAGGGCTAAGCGCCAAGCTGGGATTAAAGCTCTAATGAAAGACAAAGGCAAGAATGCTGAAGGTAGTGTGGCAGTAGCTGAAAGATCAATTGTTTCATCTCTAGTTATTGAGAATCCTATTCCTATATCTTCTATCGCTAGTATTTTTGAGGAAGATGTATCTCTTGAAGATCTTGCTGGTAATGATaacgatgaagaagatgatgaagaagatgatgaggaagGAGGTGATGACGAAGAAGGTGACGATGATGAAAAAGTCTTCTCTGCAAGTAGTCATGGTTCTGATGATGACAATAACGATGATGATGATCAGGGAGGTACTGGTGTTACTGTGTTTGAAGCTTCCAAAGAACAAAACGTTGATGATTACATGAATCATGAGGCGAATGAAGAAACTGAGGGAGCTGAAGGAGAGGGGGAGCATGGTGATGATCAGAATGTTGATCAAGTTGAGAAGCTGATTCTTCGAATTGAACCTCATGTTGAAGAAGGTGAGATCAGGCATACCTACACATTGGATGAAGTCTTGAAGATGTTCAATGTGAATGAGAATGAATTCAATTTGGATTTCGAAGAAAGAGCTGAATGA